The Chryseolinea soli nucleotide sequence CACAAGGGATTTTACTATACGGATTTTATCACCGGCAAACTGGTTCATTCGCTTCAGATTGACGGACAGGATAAACGCAGAGACTCCGATCTCATGAATGAACAGGAAAAGAAATTCCTCCAATTTGCTTGCAGTGAAATGACCTATCATGAAATCGCCGACAAAATGTTCCTCAGCCCAAAAACGATCGACGGTTACCGCAATTCCCTCTTTGAAAAACTCAATGTCAAGAGCAGGGTAGGTCTTGTCATGTATGCTGTTAGGAATAGGATCGTAAAACTCGACTGGGAATTTTAGAAACCCTGTGGCGCCAGATCACTGAAAGTAGATCCGGATAATTCCGTGCGATGCGAGCTGCCTGCATATGCCTCAGCAGGAATGGCTCGACAAAAGTTCTGCCTCCGACGCCGGACATTGGAAAAAACAAACGCGAAGGTATTGAAATGAAGTTTTGTCCTGAGCATCGATAAGTCTTTATGAAATAATGTTCAAACACATTAAATCATTATTATTTCTAACCCATGATGATTAGAGCAACGGCCTAAAGAATTATATTTGACTATGAGCCCATCAAAAAGAAGCAAAACTTCTTCACGATGGGCTTTTGTATTTATGTTGTCCTATATCCCTAAAAACCCCTACGGCTATGAACATTTCCCTGGAATTAATGGATCGTTATGCGAAGGAAAACAAAACGACAGAACAAGATGTAAAAGACACGCTCGAGGATGTAAAGACCGCCACGGCCGAAACCCTCGACAACCCCGAACAAAGACAATTGCGAATACGCATGTTGGCGAGTGTTGCGGTGGAACCGTATGCCGATGCCGTGGAGCGATACGTAGAGGGTAACGATCTTTTGCCCGTAAACTACATGGAGCTCGGCGTGCTGAGGAGCCGCTCGGTAGGGAGAATTTTTTACCGGGACCTGAAGGTCAACCGGAATGCTTACGCCACCGGTTTTTTGATTTCAAATCACCTGGTGATGACAAACCATCACGTCTTTTCGGAACCCGGCGGATTTGCCAATCCCATCATCGAATTTGATTACGAGTACGATGTGTTTGGCCGCGAGAAAACAAAAATAACATTTGACCTCGACCCTGATAAATTCTTTTACTCCAACAAGGCGCTCGACATGGCCATTATCGGCATAAAGGAAAAGGACGTGACGGGTGCAGTCGACATTCGCTCGCGCGGATACCTGGTGCTGAACGGCACCAAGGGAAAGGTCGGCATGGGGGACTTCGCTGGCATCTTTCAACATCCCGATGGTAAACCGATGATGGTGGGCCTTCGCGAGAACAAGATCATAAACGTTGACGATCCCGTTTTTCTGGAGTACACGACCGACACGTCGGTGGGTAGCAGCGGCGGACCGGTGATGAACGACCAATGGCAGGTCATTGCCCTTCATAGCGCAGGCGTTGGGAAGAAGAATGCAAAAGGCCAATACATCGACAAGGACGGCATGGTCATTCCCCCCAATGACGACGGTACCATCGACGGCAATCGCGTGGTGTGGATAAAGAACAAAGGCGCCCGCATCAGCATGATCATGAACGACCTGATGACCAACGCCGCCTTAAAGATGAACGCCTGCATCGCAGAGCTCTTCAGCCCCAGCTACAGCGACGACAAGAACCTGGTGTTCTTATCCTATCCGAAAGAGAAACCGCTAACGGCTGCTGAGAACAAGAGCCAGGAAATACAAAACAACACGCCGCCGCAGAATGTGCATATACATATAAACTTGGGGAATGGTGCGCCATCGGTCACCGCGTTGATGAATGGAAACGGTGTTGAGAAGATCAGCGCACCAGTGACATTGGAGAAGAAGTACGAAGACGAACTTGACTTTTCGAATTGCAACGGCTTTGATACCTACTTCCTGGGCGAACACACGCCGATGCCCAAACTGAGCGCGGCGCTAAAAAAGAAGGTTGCCTATTTCGTGAACAACCCGAGGGCGTTCGTGCTCAAATATCATCACTACAGTTGCATCCAGCACGCTGTGCGAAAGCAGCCGGTGGTGTCGGCCATAAACATCACAGGCCGGAAGCGCTATGAGGAATTACAGGGGCGCGACGACAAATGGTTTAGGGACAACCGCATTGACTACGAAGTGCAGCTAAGCGACGAATATTACAAGTCGAGTGGGTTCGACCGCGGCCACATGTGCCGCCGTGAAGATGCCGAATGGGGCAAGAATCTCAACTTTGCAAAGCTTGCGGCCGACATGACCTGCTCCTACACCAACGCCTGCCCGCAAGTGCCCGCGCTGAACCGCGAAGGCTGGGGGTATCACGGCAAATGGGGACAGCTTGAAAAGGAGATCCTGGAAAAGGGAGTGAAAGCCGATGGCGAAACCCAACCCAGGATCGTCGTCTTCAACGGACCGATCTTTCACGAGGACGACCCGGTATTTAAAGGTGTACAGGTGCCGATGAAATTTTTCAAAATAATCGTGTGGCGCAACCCTGACGGTGACATGAGAACCACGGGCTTTATCCTGAAGCAGGATACGTTGGTGGGTGATATCAATTTCGAATTGGCCTATGACGACGTGTTCAAAACGTTGCAATCGAGCATTGCCAATATCGAATCGCAAACGGGCCTCACCTTCGAAAAAATAAAAGCCTGGGACACTTACAGCGCAGACAACGGCAATGGCCCCGATGAGCATTTGCTCCTGTATACCAATTTCGAAAACCTGGTGTTGGCCGACACGCTGACACAGAAATATTCAAGAGAGAAGTTGGGAGATTTGCAGACGCCAGGAACGGACTTTCCCAGCCCAAGGAAGCCTGTTAAGCGCTAGCATCCCTAACTGTCTGACTTCTCATAAAAAGAAAAGGCTACTGTTATGTGGCCTTTTCTTTTTGGTGGATATAGTCGAACGGCGTTAGATAACTCAAAATGTTTGCCTTAAGCGTTTGAACATTTAAGTGACGACTTGTCTTAAATTAGTATTTACTTTGAATTTGTGTTCAATCAAAAAAAAATATTTCGCAGTGAATTTAAATTAACAGGTTGCAATTTTGTACTTTCATTTCATGGAAGCCCATCCACCCTGGTGTAACGATCAGGTGGATGGGCTTTTTATTTTTTTGAAAGAATGCTTTTTGATTTTTTCGTATGTAGTATTTGGAAGCCTGCTACAAATCGTTGGACTTCAAAACGCACGTTCACGGTGAACTTTTATAGTCTTGATTGAAACCAAACCTTAATCTATATGGACAAAAAGAAAATTTTCATTCTTGTGCTATTGGTTGCTCCAATCCTTCATGCTTATGGGTGGGGCGAAAGGGGTCACATGCTGGTGGCCTCTGTTTCGTACACTCAGCTCAGTGAAGAGCAAAGGGCGATCGTTATGGAGTTGTTAAGTTTTCACCCGGACTACAACGACTGGATTGAGGAGTATAAGTCGTGGCGGGATGAGGTGGAGGAAGGAAGATTTCTGATGATGAAGGCCAGCTTGTGGCCAGACGTGATTCGTGACCCGAATAATCCTAATCACCGATTCCATCGTCCCGAATGGCACTATGTTACGTATAAACTTCATTTTCCCAATGCACATAATACCGACCTGCCTAGCGAACGCAACGTGGTTGGAACAATCGATTTTGTGAAGTCAAAGGTTTTCAATGAAGACTTGGAACATGAGGTGAGAGCAATGTACCTGGCATGGCTCATTCATTTGGTGGGCGATATTTATCAGCCCCTCCATAACGCATCTCTTTTCAACGCTACTTACCCGGAAGGGGATAGAGGAGGAAATTTGTTTTTTGTCAGGGTAAAGGGGAAGGGAGCAAAACTACATTCCGTATGGGATCAGTCGCCGGGTAAGGGTTCAAATTTTGCGTTGATAAAATCTCAAGGCGAGAAGTTGATAGCGACTACACCAAAACCCGGTGCAGCGTTTGATCCGCGGGCCATTAGCCTTGAGAGTTTTGAATTAGCCAAGACCATCGTACATCAGAATGGGGCATTGCGAGGCTCCGATCGAATGGAAAATGCTCCCGAGCTAACGGGTGAGTATGTGGCAAATATGAAACAGCTTGCGGGAAAGCGGTGTGCACTCGCGGGCTATAGCCTCAGCCAGGTCTTGAGCAAGCTTCCCGTCCATGCGATTCCCTTTGAGCATAACGACGGCGATGAGGATATTGCAGAATTGGAACTCTGAACCCCTAAAGCTCTACCATGAAAACAAAGCAAGTTTATTTAATACTGTTACTATGGCTAATAGCTTTGGGAAGCCAGGCCCAAAAAACAAAAATTGAAGCGATTGACGAAGTGTATATTGAACGTGACACCCTGTCATTTCCAATACAAGGCCAGGTAATTAAAGACGGGGATGTCATTGCCTTTGATATCCCAGCGTTTGGTGATTTTATGAGCGACAATCATATTCTTCTTCAGGATGTTCACATGATGTTCAACAGTATTGTTCTCTCCGAATTTCCGGCATTTGTTGAAAGTCTTGAATCCGGTGTGGTACGTTTTGAATTTTCCGAAGATGGCCTTAGCGAGGAGAACAGAAGATTACTATACAATTTGAAGGGCGGTGCAACAAAGAAAATCAAATTGGGGATTAAGGCGGGCGATACGTCGATCAACTTTGGACATCAATCCCAGATGTTTTTTTCTGATATTGATCTGTGGGGTTGGGTTGGTTGGGTGATGGTGGGTGGCTTTTTTCTCTTTTTTCTGGTGATGATTTACCGGTTCGATTCCCTGCTGAGGGATGAATTGCCGAACGAGGTTAACAGTGAAACAGCAAAGGGCAAAAGCGGGGCATTCAGCTTTGGGAAATCCCAAATGGCATTTTGGACATTTATCATTATTGCCAGCTTCATTTATATTTGGGCATTTACAACCGATCTTCATTCCATAAATGCTACAGCGTTGATCCTCCTTGGAATAAGTTCCAGCACACTCGCAGCTGCCGCAACGCTTGATAATCAAAAGACCAAGGAAGCTGAGAAAGATGATAAGGCCATGAAAGACCTGATAGAATCCCGCACTTCGAGACGAAACTTCTTCAAGGATATTCTCTCGGACAAAAATGGAATGAATATAAATCGATTTCAGGTATTCATTTTTAATATTGTTTTTGGTGTTGCTTTTATAAAATCAGTAACACTTGACTACAGTATGCCGACATTCGATGAGACGCAACTGCTTCTTCTGGGGTTGAGCAACGGTACGTACGTGCTTCTCAAAACTACGGAAAAGAAATAGCCCATGAAGAAGCCGTTGCTTTTTATTGTTGCCTGGATTTGGGCGGCGATAATTCAAGTGAGTGGTCAGCAGAAGTTTTCCGAACTCTCCGCCGCTCAGAAGAAATTGTACAAGGAGCACATCGTTGAAGGCCAGCCCGATGGGGAGAAGCCGGTGTATGTCAGGCAGGGATACGTTATGCGATACAATGAAGTGTTTCGAATTCCGGATTGGGTATGTTACCATATAAAACCAGACTACTTGAATGCACCCGAACGTGAACGACGTTTCGGATCATTTAAAACCGACCCGCAGGTGCCAGACCCAGTCACCAAAGACGAATATACAGGAAGTGGATTTGACCGGGGGCACATGGCGCCGTTCTTTGCTATGGGGGGTGATCGTGATAAAAACAATTTTTATTCCGATGCGGAGGATAGAAGGAGAGATCCATACGATGACAGCACTGCCATCCAAGCCAACTTTATGTCAAACATCACACCACAAGACCCTGGGGCCTTTAACGGATCAGCAGGACCTTGGAACAAACTGGAGACATTCATCAGGAAGGTTTTAGTGGGGGATAATAATATGGAGCTAAATATTTATACGGGTGCCATTGTTAGTGACCCTGACCATTTTGAGGTGGTGAAAACCGGTAAAAGAAAGAAGACAGGCATAGCCGTGCCAGATCAGTTTTATCAGATCCTTATATTCAAGGACAAAGCCACAAAGGAGTACATCACCGGGGCATTCCTTTTCCCGCATGTGCGGGATAGATCGGATCTCCCATTTGAGGACCTGCTTGACTATATGGTTCCCGTGGATGATATCGAAAAATTGACGGGTTTAAATTTTTTGAGCGAACTCAGCGACAATGCCCAGAAAAAGATCGAAAGCAAGACGAATAGGGAGTTTTGGGAGAAAATTAACTAGTAATGTTATAGCGTTCATTTTAGGTGAATGATATTTCAAAGAGACATCATTGAAGTCGATTTTTAGCGAATGGCGTTAATGATCTGCTTGTTGAAGCCAATTCTTTCCCTGGCAATGTTTCATTCGTATTGCAAACAGGCTATTGGGACGAACCAAGTACAGATCATGCACTGATGAAGAAATCAATGTTGTCGACTTGAAATTTCGACCGCTATTCACTTTTCAAATTCTTCGACGGATCCTCCAAAGCCACCCGTATCGCTTTTGCCCAGATCACCAGGAGCGAAATAACGATCACCGCGACACCCGGTACGAGGAAGGACGACAACGGAATAGAGGTCTGATAATAAAACTGGCTAAGCCAATCTTTCATCGAAAACCAAGCGACCGGCACACCGATGGCAATGCTCAGCAACAACAGTAGGATGAGTTCGGATGAGAGCAGCATCAGAATGTTGGCCATCGAAGCGCCCAACACTTTCCGGATGCTTATTTCCTTTGTCCTGTTTTCCGCCGAGAACGTCACTAATCCAAAAAGTCCCAGACAAGCAATGCAAAGCGATATGCCCGTGAACACCGTGAATATTTTACTCAGACGGGTCTCACCTTTCTGCAAATCGTTGAACGCGTCGTCCAGGAAATAGTAGGTAAAGGGAGTGTCGTTGGCATAGGTTTCGTATGATTTTTTGATGGCCGCGATTTTATCAGGCAGCGCGCTGTGGGTGTCGATGCGCAGGTATAAGGATGGACTTTCGTTTTTTGCCAGCAGGGTGTCGGCCACCACGCTAACGATGAGGGGTTGGATGGGCGAGCGCAGGGTTTCATAGTTGAAGTCATTCACCATGCCCAGGATTTTTCCGGTTACGGCTGGCACATGATCTCCACCCATCGTTAGGTCATCGCCACCGGAGAGGTTCACCATGCCGAGGGCCTCCGCTGCGGATTGATTGATGACGTGATTTCCTTCGAGCTTTGTTGTTTCCGGTTTTTGGTGCCACGTGATGCCCAACACGGCAAAGAAACTTTCATCGGCCATGATCCATTTCAATCCGACTTTTTCTTGGGAAGCGGGTGAGGTCACCATCGAGAGTCCCGGCAGGGTTGAGCGATAGAGGGGAACCGAGGCCATCGCCAGTCCCTCCACTCCGGTCTGTCGTTGAAGATCATTTTTCAACCCTGTTAAACCGGCGTTGGAGAACTGCTCTACAGGTATGACCATTACCTGGTCGCGTTCAAGGCCTGTGCTTTTCGATTGCAGGTATTGAAGTTGGTGGTTCATCACCAGCGTGCAGATGGCCAGTGCTATAGAGACCGTGAACTGGAATATGGTGAGCAGCTTTCTTATCCCCGAACCTTGGTTGGCACTGCTGAACTTTCCATTCAGCACTTCAACGGGTTTGAACTGAGGAAGCACAAGTGCCGGGTAGCTGCCCGCCAAGAGGACGCAGACAAAAAGTAACCCGGCCACTACACTCAGGAATACCGGCGAAGTGAGGAAAGTTGTATCTATATTTTGTTGCAGGACATTTAGGAAGATGGGTTTGAATATCTGGATCAAAGCAATGGCCAGCACAAAGGCAACGACGGTGGTGAGCGCCGACTCCAGATAAAATTGAAACGACAGCGTTTTCCGACTCGCCCCGATCACCTTCCGTACACCGATCTCCTTGGCGCGCACCGTGGCCCGTGCCGTGGTAAGGTTCATGTAGTTGATCAGTGCCAAGGCCAGGATGAGCAGGGCGACACAAAGGAAAATAAAAACATAGCGCGTGTTGGCGACGTCGCCAAAATTCAGATTAAAGTGATTGGCAAAAAGGGGTTGAAGCGAATAGGTGATGTGGTCGTTCGTATACGTTGTTTTAAGAATCGATTGACGCACACCAGCGATGGCATTGGCATCGGCCAGGAGGAGATAGGTGGGGAACCCGGATGAATTGTTCAGGATAATGTTTCGCTCGTTGGGCATGGTTAACAACGATGGATAGGAGGCTATAAAATCAAACTGGACCGACGAGTGGGAGGGCGGGTTCTTGGCGACACCAGTGACCTCGAACGTATAGTTCGCATCGAGCGTGATGAATTTGCCGATGGGGTTGGCATTTCCGAAATAACGGGATGCGGTCTGCTCGGTAATGATCACGGTGAGCGGACGAGCAAGAGCGCTTCGTTGGCCTTGGATGAGCGGAAAGGAGAAGATGCTGAAGAAGGAAGTGTCTGCGAACAGGAAGCGGTCCTCAAAAAACTTGTGTGTATTGTCGGTCTTCACCACTTTCCGTCCCATGGAATAGGTGCGCACATAATTGATCACTTTGGGATCGGTTTGCATCATCGTGGGCCCAAACTCGGGGTTGGCGTAGAGGCTGTAGCGCCCATCGCGCGAAAACTGTTTTTCGGCGCGGAAGATCCGGTCTCCCTTTTCATGAAAGCGGTCGTAGCGATATTCGTGCACCACAAAAATCAAGATCAGAATGCTCGCCGTCATACCAATGGAAAGCCCGATAATATTGATGAACGAATAGATTTTATTATGGAGCAGGGAGCGGATGGCAATTTTCAGATAATTGGTAAGCATAGGCAGAAAGTTGTTAGGCAACGCACCAGTCGTACCAAAGGGAATGCCATAATGTTCGCGCTGGAGAGCCTGGGTTCGTGATGAGGCACTTCATGTCAGTGCGCAATTGAGAATTTTTGTTCAATATCGGGCAGCGCCGCGGAAACTTCTACCCGGTCATCGCCCCTTCATATCCGGCAACCGCACAATAAATTCGCTACCCTGGTATTTCTGCGAACTCACTTCGATCGTTCCCTGAAGTTTCTGCACAACTTCTTTGACGATATACAAACCAATACCTGACCCACCGCTGCGTTCGGAGGCGCGATAGAACATATCGAAAATTTTCGGGATGAACTCCGCCTCTATACCTTCACCATTGTCGATCACACGAAGGGTGACACCATTTCCGGAATTTTCAATCCGTATTTTAATAAAGGAATCCGGTTTTGAAAGGTCACAGTACTTGATGGCATTCGAGATCAGGTTGTTGAGCACGACATAGATCCGTTTCTTGTCGCTATAAAAAGAAAGGCCAGGATCGATCTCCGTTTCTTTCCGGATGCCCTTGGCGGGTTCCATGTGGTGGAATAAATCGTAGATATTGTCTAGCAAGGACTGAAAGTCGATCTTCTCTATTTCGATCTCCACGCGGTTGTTGCGCGAGTAGCTCACGATGTCGTAAATGAAACTGTCGAGCTTGATAAGGCTTCGCTCTTGCATGGTCAACAGTTTTTTAATGGAAGACACGTCGTCTTCCAGCCGGGCCACTTCAATCAGACCCAACAGCGAAGTGATGGGAGCACGCAGGTCGTGCGAGGCGCTATAGACAAAGCGATCCAGTTCCTGATTTATTTTTACAAGCTCTTCGTTTTTTTGCGTGATGGATTCCTCGGCGAGTTTTCGTTTTGTGATGTCGGTAATGGATCCCACCATGCGGTAGGGCTTGCCGTGTTTGTCCCGCACGGCTTCGCCCTGGGAATGAAACCAGCGGTAGTCGCCACCCTTAACGCGCAGTCTGAATTCAACATCATAGCGATTCTCCGGCGAGATAAAGTGCTTGTCGAGCGACTCTTTAATCAGGAGAAGGTCTTCCGGGTGAATGGCGTTATTGAAGGTGGCGGAGTTATAAGGAAATTCAGTGGGTGCATATCCCAGCATTTCTTTGAGGCCCCGGCCGTAGTAGACCTCGTTGGTCTTTATGTCCCAGTCCCAAAGTCCTGCGGCCGAACCTCGGACGGCCAACTGGTACCGCTCTTCGCTTTCCTTGATCGAGGCAAGGGAGTTGTGAAGGAATAAAGACATCAGCAAAAGTGCGACGCAGAGACCACCCCAAGCATTTAGCGGGGAGTATTCCGGGCCAAGCTGCACGGGCATCAGGTTGTTGAACTCCAGGAACGCAACGATGCCCAAGAAAACAATCGTCATCAAGGCAAGGATGAGCGCCGAACGACCCCCTAGAAAACTTCCCATAAACATGATGACGACTACAAACACTACGGGAACCTGACTCCGAAGCCCGCCAAAGAAAAGAGTTGCAAATGCAATGATGCACCACATGAAGATGGTCAAAGACCAGCCCGCGAGCTTGATTTTTCCGTGCCGTAGAACAACCACGAAGACAATAAGGGCAGCGTAAACCAACCCATAGAATGCGACGGTTACGCTTAACGTATTCTTGGGTTCAAACAGGGCGGCGACAAAGCCAATCGTATTGGTGGCGACCATGGAGAGAACAATCTTCGCCATGAGTTTAGCCTTTCTTGAAACTTCCTCGCTAGTCACCTCCGGGGGAACAATCCAGTCGTATAGTTTTTTTAAAATACCCGACAGTGTATTTCTAGAAGACACTCCTAATCTCCTGTCCAGGTTCTCCGAGTCGCTCATTTTTTGTCAATAGGTTGTATTCTTGGGGCTCCAGCCACGTGCAATGGGGCTGTAGAATGTAAAATACTGATTTTTTGGCCCGTTTCATCGATTTTCGATGAAGGAATCGCCGGCAAAATAGCGGATTATAAGCGGACATCCGGCCGGCATAAAACGATTGCGAACAGACCTTCCCTTCTATCTTAGAGATGGCGCTATGGATGGGGACGTCTATATTTTCAAGTAAGTTTTTACCACCAATTCACTTGTCCCGGTAGTTTGTGCGTTGGATATTGCGAAGCCATGCAGAGCCCACCCGATAGCTGTTTCCTGAAAATGATTCAGACCCTTCGCCGACAGGAAGGCGTCGTATTGTACAACGACATTCTCGAGATCTCATCAGCCGAAGCGGAGGATGTCGTGGCCTTTTTGAAGGAAGAATACGAACGCGAATCCCTCGACCATCCCCACACAACGCCATCGTTCCATCCCCATGCTGCGCGATGGGCCGCCCAAACGGTTTATGTTGCTGCGCAATTGATCTTATACAGGAAGCACGAAGAAAAGGATGTCCCGTCACTCTTGCCTACTTTTTCTTTCACACCCGATGCTGCGGCTATTTTGTCGGCCGATCTATGTCTGCGTTTCTTGCCGGATATGATCGTGCAATTGAAAATAATCGATACCAACGACCCGCTCATTCCGTTGCTGGAATCGATCCTGAAGCAATGGCATTTCTCCGCCGTGCGTCATAACCTCGCCGTCGATCAGCCGGACTTTGCGCCGGTGGTGGCCGATGTGTGTCTGCATCAATTGTATTGTCAACGGATTGTTGACCACCGGAAACTGCTTCTGGCGCAACATCCCGTTTTCAGAGAGGCCATTGCCGCCCAGATGGGTATGTATGGACCAGAATTTTGGAATGAATTTAGAACCGATACTTTATCCTCGCTTGCATGAATGCCATCGATAAGCTTAACCATGTATTACAATTTGTAAAAGATTCCTTTGTTGGAAAGAATGAGATCGTCGACTTGCTGGGCATTAGCCTCATTGCCAAAGAGAATGCGTTCTTGCTAGGTCCCCCGGGCACGGCCAAAAGTGCCATCATCCGTGAGCTCTCCGGTTGCATTGATGGAGGAAAAAATTTTGAATACCTGCTCACACGCTTCACCGAGCCCAACGAGATCTTTGGTCCGTTCGACATCCGAAAGCTGAAAGAGGGTGACCTGGTCACGAACACGGACGGCATGATGCCCGAAGCCTCTATGGTCTTCCTGGACGAGATCTTCAACGCTAACAGCGCCATTCTCAATAGCCTGCTCATGGCCCTCAACGAGCGGATCTTCCGCCGGGGCAAGGAAACGCGCAAGCTGCCGGCCCTCATGTTTGTGGGTGCCAGCAACCAGCTCCCCGAAGACGAAGCGCTGAACGCCTTGCTCGACCGCTTCCTCGTTCGCATCCGCTGCGACTATGTGGACACCGACCTCTTGGAGGAAGTATTGCTCGCCGGCTGGAAACTGGAAAATAGATCAACCGAAAAACCGGCCATCACACCCAATGATATTATCGAGCTACAGCAGCAAAGCAAAAAAGTAGACCTGACGCCCATACGCAAACAGTTTGTCGACCTGGTGCACAATCTCAGGAACACGGGAATAAAGGTGTCTGACCGGCGTGCAGTGAAGATCCAAAACCTGCTGGCGGCCAGCGCGCTCATCTGCAACCGGACCGAAGCCATCCCTTCCGACTTGTGGGTGCTCAAGTACATTTGGGATAGCGAAGAACAGATCGAGATCCTGGCGGGGATCATCGATTCCATCATCGAAAAGGATACTTCCTCGCAAGCGCACCCCCAAGCCCGCTACAACAAGATGCCCAATGCAGAAGAACTCATGAAAGAAGTGCAGCTGTTAGCCAGCCGCTGGGACGGCGGAAATTTGTCGTTCGAGGAACAGAACGTGGTGAAGGATAAACTGCGCTATGTGCAAACGCGGTGCAATTGGATAAAGAAAAACGAGCACAAGCAACACATCGAGACGGAAATCGAACAGCTATGGCACCGGATGCTGCAAACAGCATAAGATATTATCTGGCGATCGCCGCCGGGAACAAAGACGACCTCGCCCGCATCCGTCAATGGAACAACCTGAAGGTTGGCTTTGATGAGCATACGATCTGGGTGAGGGACT carries:
- a CDS encoding DNA/RNA non-specific endonuclease — encoded protein: MNISLELMDRYAKENKTTEQDVKDTLEDVKTATAETLDNPEQRQLRIRMLASVAVEPYADAVERYVEGNDLLPVNYMELGVLRSRSVGRIFYRDLKVNRNAYATGFLISNHLVMTNHHVFSEPGGFANPIIEFDYEYDVFGREKTKITFDLDPDKFFYSNKALDMAIIGIKEKDVTGAVDIRSRGYLVLNGTKGKVGMGDFAGIFQHPDGKPMMVGLRENKIINVDDPVFLEYTTDTSVGSSGGPVMNDQWQVIALHSAGVGKKNAKGQYIDKDGMVIPPNDDGTIDGNRVVWIKNKGARISMIMNDLMTNAALKMNACIAELFSPSYSDDKNLVFLSYPKEKPLTAAENKSQEIQNNTPPQNVHIHINLGNGAPSVTALMNGNGVEKISAPVTLEKKYEDELDFSNCNGFDTYFLGEHTPMPKLSAALKKKVAYFVNNPRAFVLKYHHYSCIQHAVRKQPVVSAINITGRKRYEELQGRDDKWFRDNRIDYEVQLSDEYYKSSGFDRGHMCRREDAEWGKNLNFAKLAADMTCSYTNACPQVPALNREGWGYHGKWGQLEKEILEKGVKADGETQPRIVVFNGPIFHEDDPVFKGVQVPMKFFKIIVWRNPDGDMRTTGFILKQDTLVGDINFELAYDDVFKTLQSSIANIESQTGLTFEKIKAWDTYSADNGNGPDEHLLLYTNFENLVLADTLTQKYSREKLGDLQTPGTDFPSPRKPVKR
- a CDS encoding S1/P1 nuclease, with protein sequence MDKKKIFILVLLVAPILHAYGWGERGHMLVASVSYTQLSEEQRAIVMELLSFHPDYNDWIEEYKSWRDEVEEGRFLMMKASLWPDVIRDPNNPNHRFHRPEWHYVTYKLHFPNAHNTDLPSERNVVGTIDFVKSKVFNEDLEHEVRAMYLAWLIHLVGDIYQPLHNASLFNATYPEGDRGGNLFFVRVKGKGAKLHSVWDQSPGKGSNFALIKSQGEKLIATTPKPGAAFDPRAISLESFELAKTIVHQNGALRGSDRMENAPELTGEYVANMKQLAGKRCALAGYSLSQVLSKLPVHAIPFEHNDGDEDIAELEL
- a CDS encoding DNA/RNA non-specific endonuclease, with protein sequence MKKPLLFIVAWIWAAIIQVSGQQKFSELSAAQKKLYKEHIVEGQPDGEKPVYVRQGYVMRYNEVFRIPDWVCYHIKPDYLNAPERERRFGSFKTDPQVPDPVTKDEYTGSGFDRGHMAPFFAMGGDRDKNNFYSDAEDRRRDPYDDSTAIQANFMSNITPQDPGAFNGSAGPWNKLETFIRKVLVGDNNMELNIYTGAIVSDPDHFEVVKTGKRKKTGIAVPDQFYQILIFKDKATKEYITGAFLFPHVRDRSDLPFEDLLDYMVPVDDIEKLTGLNFLSELSDNAQKKIESKTNREFWEKIN
- a CDS encoding ABC transporter permease, which gives rise to MLTNYLKIAIRSLLHNKIYSFINIIGLSIGMTASILILIFVVHEYRYDRFHEKGDRIFRAEKQFSRDGRYSLYANPEFGPTMMQTDPKVINYVRTYSMGRKVVKTDNTHKFFEDRFLFADTSFFSIFSFPLIQGQRSALARPLTVIITEQTASRYFGNANPIGKFITLDANYTFEVTGVAKNPPSHSSVQFDFIASYPSLLTMPNERNIILNNSSGFPTYLLLADANAIAGVRQSILKTTYTNDHITYSLQPLFANHFNLNFGDVANTRYVFIFLCVALLILALALINYMNLTTARATVRAKEIGVRKVIGASRKTLSFQFYLESALTTVVAFVLAIALIQIFKPIFLNVLQQNIDTTFLTSPVFLSVVAGLLFVCVLLAGSYPALVLPQFKPVEVLNGKFSSANQGSGIRKLLTIFQFTVSIALAICTLVMNHQLQYLQSKSTGLERDQVMVIPVEQFSNAGLTGLKNDLQRQTGVEGLAMASVPLYRSTLPGLSMVTSPASQEKVGLKWIMADESFFAVLGITWHQKPETTKLEGNHVINQSAAEALGMVNLSGGDDLTMGGDHVPAVTGKILGMVNDFNYETLRSPIQPLIVSVVADTLLAKNESPSLYLRIDTHSALPDKIAAIKKSYETYANDTPFTYYFLDDAFNDLQKGETRLSKIFTVFTGISLCIACLGLFGLVTFSAENRTKEISIRKVLGASMANILMLLSSELILLLLLSIAIGVPVAWFSMKDWLSQFYYQTSIPLSSFLVPGVAVIVISLLVIWAKAIRVALEDPSKNLKSE
- a CDS encoding sensor histidine kinase, giving the protein MAKIVLSMVATNTIGFVAALFEPKNTLSVTVAFYGLVYAALIVFVVVLRHGKIKLAGWSLTIFMWCIIAFATLFFGGLRSQVPVVFVVVIMFMGSFLGGRSALILALMTIVFLGIVAFLEFNNLMPVQLGPEYSPLNAWGGLCVALLLMSLFLHNSLASIKESEERYQLAVRGSAAGLWDWDIKTNEVYYGRGLKEMLGYAPTEFPYNSATFNNAIHPEDLLLIKESLDKHFISPENRYDVEFRLRVKGGDYRWFHSQGEAVRDKHGKPYRMVGSITDITKRKLAEESITQKNEELVKINQELDRFVYSASHDLRAPITSLLGLIEVARLEDDVSSIKKLLTMQERSLIKLDSFIYDIVSYSRNNRVEIEIEKIDFQSLLDNIYDLFHHMEPAKGIRKETEIDPGLSFYSDKKRIYVVLNNLISNAIKYCDLSKPDSFIKIRIENSGNGVTLRVIDNGEGIEAEFIPKIFDMFYRASERSGGSGIGLYIVKEVVQKLQGTIEVSSQKYQGSEFIVRLPDMKGR
- a CDS encoding AAA family ATPase, encoding MNAIDKLNHVLQFVKDSFVGKNEIVDLLGISLIAKENAFLLGPPGTAKSAIIRELSGCIDGGKNFEYLLTRFTEPNEIFGPFDIRKLKEGDLVTNTDGMMPEASMVFLDEIFNANSAILNSLLMALNERIFRRGKETRKLPALMFVGASNQLPEDEALNALLDRFLVRIRCDYVDTDLLEEVLLAGWKLENRSTEKPAITPNDIIELQQQSKKVDLTPIRKQFVDLVHNLRNTGIKVSDRRAVKIQNLLAASALICNRTEAIPSDLWVLKYIWDSEEQIEILAGIIDSIIEKDTSSQAHPQARYNKMPNAEELMKEVQLLASRWDGGNLSFEEQNVVKDKLRYVQTRCNWIKKNEHKQHIETEIEQLWHRMLQTA